The sequence TTCAATTTGTTGTGTTTCTTTGCTAAAAGGATATTCTTTTTTATATTTTTCGACTTCCACTCTCATTAAATAAAAATATTCTTGAGCTGTTTTATACGCTACTTTCAATATTATTTTATTTTGCTCATTGGCTTTGAGTCTATTTTCTATGAGCTTGCTATTATTTTTCAATTCAAATTTAAACTTATCTTCTTCTATTTGTAATCGTTTTTTTAAATTATTAAATTCTTTCTTCAATGTTTCAATCTGTATTTCTAATTGTATATTTTGCTCTTTGACTTTTTTATATTGAGAATATGATATGAAAAGTTCACCAAGAGATATAGCAGCATCTATAAAAATTAATGTAGGATTTATTTTGTAAAATCCTTTTGACCCATATTTTGCAAACTGATAAATAACTTTTGAGTTTCTATAAACTCTGTTTGCTTGTTTTGTATTAAATCTATCTACAGTTCTCATATATCTCTAAAAATGTCTGTGATATTAAAAAATTTTGTTTCTTTCAGATCTTTGATATCTGTTTTCAGATCAACAAATAAAAGATTGTTGATTGATATACTTTCTAAACTTTGCATTTTTGCAATATTATTTTTTTTTAATTTAGATTCAATGCTCAAATTGGTACTATTTGAAATTTTGTTTAGGCACGATATGGGTTTTCCGTTAATCATATTAAAGTATTTATATTCATCAAATTTTTCTTGAATCGAATCTACTGTTTCTTTGTCTAAAATGTTACTCTTTACTATTTTTTTTATCTCTACAACTGGAATTTCAATAGTGATATAGTTTTTGTTTTGTAATTTACTATCTTCAAGCATATCAATAAAAGCATCTTCTGTAATTGAATGATTATAAAAAATTTCCTCATTGATTTTTAAAATTCTAAAAATAAAAGAGTCTATATGTTTATCGACAATGTTTTTATGGTTTGGAAACCTGTCAGTTAAAAAAAATTTGATCTTATTTTTATCATTTTCAATCATTTCGTCGAATTTTGTTTGAAGTTTATAGTCAAAAAAATTGTTTTTAATTAAATATCCTTGTTGTTTTTTTTCAAAATTAGAATTATCTATAGAAAATATTTTTTTTAAATCATTTTCTACATACTGTTCTAGTGCGATCTTCACTTCATCTTGATTGAATATGTTTATGAATTGTAGTAATTCGATAATTTCTCTGCCTTTTTGAGACAAGTTGTAGTCGCTATTTAAATATTTTCTTGATATTAAAAAAGTTAATTGTTTTTTTATAAGTTCTTCCTCGAGTTGGATAATATTTGATATGTTAGGTAAAGAAATATTTTCATTTATTGCTTGCATGCAAAAAACTGTAAACTCTCCCAGTTCTTTTAATATTTGATGCTCTATGTTTAGATTGAAAATCGAAAATTTAAAAGTGATAATCAATTAATGCCTCTCTTTTTATATGTGCAGTCTAGTTTCCGTCATCTCAATTCCCATTAGTCTCCAATTTTCGATCTCCTCTAACGTACAATTCTCTTGTCCTTTTTACATGGTTTCATGAACTTCTGCTGATAACACTCCGAGCCCTATTTTGTTAACATTTTGTGGTTAAAGCCTTCGATCCGTAAGCGTTAGCGTGCAGTAGACGCTAACTATTTCCTCGTCGAAGTAATAAGCGGGCTATTGCTTCAACCGCACCATTAGCAAATAGGAATCTGACCAAAATTTTGTTCTTCATGATCCTTTTTATGTCAAGAGAATATTGTGTATGACGTTTGTTCATTGTGTTAAGGATATTAGTAGTTGTCATACATGTGTTATTTGACTTCATATAACTCTTTGAAATGATGTATTTCATTTTTTAGCGTAGCGATCACCGTTCCCAAAACAAATGCATCATCAAGCCAACCCAGCATCGGGATAAAATCTGGAATCACATCTAGAGGAAAAACGACATAAGCCAGAGCCCCAGCAATCACGGCCCAGGTTGATGGACTCAGGCTGTAACCATCCGTGGTGAGCATGCGCAGCAGCGTGGCAAAGTCCGAGAACCACTCCTTGTCCTCATGCTTCAATAAGAACGCCTCTGCCTTTTCTGGATCAAAATCGTCGGCCATTCCTGCAGCCCTCGACAGTGTTTCTGTCTTCTTTTGCTCGCTCATTGACATAATGCTGACCTCCGTGATTGTTGCTTTTGTTGAATCGTGTATTGCTTATCTGCGACATGCGTTGACCTTTCTCAGATTCCCTCGCACCATATGTTTCCATATTATGGAATGTTCCGCGTAATTTTTGGAGGATGAATGCCCCGTAAGAAACACGAGTCCACGGCTACGGAAAAGGCTCTCAAGCTTCTATATCTTCTGTTGTTTACCGGTCGGGCCTATTCGCTTGGCGATCTTGCCGAGACGCTTGAGTGTTCTCGCCAGACGGTCTTGCGGCTCATCGACCAGCTTGAAGCGATTCCTGGAGCCAAGTTTCAGCGCCGAACCGAAAACCGGCAGTCCTACTATCAGATTCAGGTGCTGTGCGACCGGCCCAAGGTGAGCCTGACCGACACGGAGTTGTCGCAGCTCGTGCTGTGCAGGGAATGGATGTGTCATTTGCTTCCCGAAGGCATGAGGGCCAACCTTGAGAAAACGGCGGAGAAGGCTGCGGTGCTTCTGGATGACTATGAGACGCGCAGCCATGCCCTGACTCCACTTGGGCAGGGCGTTGCCAAAGGCCGCATCGACTATTCAGCATTCGAGAAGATCCTTGAGCGTCTCATGGTTGCCATCCGGGAGCGGCAGGTGGTGGAGGCTGTCTATCTTTCTCCGCACCGTGACACACCAAAAACGCATGTTTTTGTGCCTGTGCGGGTAATGGCTTTTCATGAAGCGTTATATGTGCGCGGGTGGAAAGTCGCCGAAAGGGGAATCCCGGAAGTGCAGCAGGAGATCACCTTGGCCATTCACAGGCTGCAGGTGCTGCAACCGACGCGTCGAATAGTACCTGAAGGCGCGTTGCGAATTTTGCCTCCCGTTGATGAAAACGGGCATTTCGGAATGTCGCGCCAGACAGCTCCGTTCGAAGTGTCGGCTAAATTCAGCTCAGGCGGTGCCAGGTATGTCAGGGAACGCAAATGGAGCGCTTGCGACCGGTTGGAGGAGACTTCCGATGGGACTGTAGTGTTGACCTTTCAGGCACAATCGGAACTTGAGGTGGTCAAATGGATTTTGAGCTTTGGGCGTGAAGCCGAACTGCTGCGACCTGCGCATCTTCGGGATCGGG is a genomic window of Desulfomicrobium baculatum DSM 4028 containing:
- a CDS encoding YkvA family protein translates to MSEQKKTETLSRAAGMADDFDPEKAEAFLLKHEDKEWFSDFATLLRMLTTDGYSLSPSTWAVIAGALAYVVFPLDVIPDFIPMLGWLDDAFVLGTVIATLKNEIHHFKELYEVK
- a CDS encoding helix-turn-helix transcriptional regulator, coding for MPRKKHESTATEKALKLLYLLLFTGRAYSLGDLAETLECSRQTVLRLIDQLEAIPGAKFQRRTENRQSYYQIQVLCDRPKVSLTDTELSQLVLCREWMCHLLPEGMRANLEKTAEKAAVLLDDYETRSHALTPLGQGVAKGRIDYSAFEKILERLMVAIRERQVVEAVYLSPHRDTPKTHVFVPVRVMAFHEALYVRGWKVAERGIPEVQQEITLAIHRLQVLQPTRRIVPEGALRILPPVDENGHFGMSRQTAPFEVSAKFSSGGARYVRERKWSACDRLEETSDGTVVLTFQAQSELEVVKWILSFGREAELLRPAHLRDRVREELADALGYYSLCEA